The Mangrovibacillus cuniculi sequence AAAGGAATGAATCTACCAGGATTCTAATTGGTAGGGAGGATGCTATGCACTACCCAGAACCGATATCAAAACTAATAGATAGTTTTATGAAATTACCTGGAATTGGACCTAAGACTGCATCACGATTAGCCTTTCACGTGCTTGGTATGAAAGAGGAGACAGTCCTTGATTTTGCAAAAGCATTAGTAAATGCAAAAAGGAATCTGGGGTATTGTTCTGTATGTGGACATATAACAGACCAAGATCCGTGCTCTATCTGCGAAGATACAAGAAGAGACAGGTCTTTAATATGTGTTGTCCAAGATCCAAAAGATGTCATTGCGATGGAAAAAATGAAAGAATTCAATGGGTTGTATCATGTATTACATGGTGCAATTTCACCAATGGACGGTATTGGTCCGGAAGATATAAATGTACCAGATCTTCTAAAGCGACTTCAAAATGAAGAAGTGGAAGAAGTTATATTAGCCACTAATCCTAATATAGAAGGAGAAGCAACGGCGATGTATATATCTAGATT is a genomic window containing:
- the recR gene encoding recombination mediator RecR; this translates as MHYPEPISKLIDSFMKLPGIGPKTASRLAFHVLGMKEETVLDFAKALVNAKRNLGYCSVCGHITDQDPCSICEDTRRDRSLICVVQDPKDVIAMEKMKEFNGLYHVLHGAISPMDGIGPEDINVPDLLKRLQNEEVEEVILATNPNIEGEATAMYISRLVKPSGINVTRIAHGLPVGGDLEYADEVTLSKALEGRRQV